From Etheostoma spectabile isolate EspeVRDwgs_2016 unplaced genomic scaffold, UIUC_Espe_1.0 scaffold340, whole genome shotgun sequence, the proteins below share one genomic window:
- the sf3a3 gene encoding splicing factor 3A subunit 3: MESILEQQRRYHEEKERLMDAKTKEMLHKKSTLREQINSDHRTRAMLDRYMDVSSNVRDSYEDKDGMRKDELAAISGPNEFAEFYNRLKQIKEFHRKHPNEISIPMSVEFEELMKARDNPSEEAQNLVEFSDEEGYGRYLDLHDCYLKFINLKGAEKLEYISYLSSFDQLFDIPKDRKNAEYKKYLEMLLEYLQDYTDRVKPLLDQNELYGKVLLDFEKKWENGTFPGWPKETSSALTHAGAHLDLSAFSSWEELASLGLDRLKSALMALGLKCGGTLEERAQRLFSTKGKSLESLDPSLFAKNPKAKGPKKDTERNKEIGFLEAQVYEYVEILGEQRQLTHENVQRKQARTGEEREEEDEEQLSESESEDDDNEIIYNPKNLPLGWDGKPIPYWLYKLHGLNINYNCEICGNYTYRGPKAFQRHFAEWRHAHGMRCLGIPNTAHFANVTQIEDAVSLWAKLKSQKALERWQPDTEEEYEDSSGNVVNKKTYEDLKRQGLL; the protein is encoded by the exons ATGGAGAGTATCTTAGAGCAGCAGCGTCGCTATCacgaagagaaagagaggctaATGGATGCCAAAACTAAAGAAATGTTACACAAGAAGTCCACG CTGCGGGAGCAGATCAACTCTGACCATCGAACAAGAGCAATGTTGGAT AGGTACATGGATGTGAGCTCAAACGTCAGAGACTCCTATGAAGACAAAGATGG AATGAGAAAGGATGAACTTGCTGCCATCTCGGGACCAAATGAGTTTGCGGAGTTCTACAACAGACTGAAACAGATAAAGGAGTTTCACAGAAAGCACCCAAACGAG ATTTCCATCCCCATGTCTGTAGAGTTTGAGGAGCTGATGAAGGCCAGAGACAACCCCAGCGAGGAGGCTCAGA ACCTGGTGGAGTTCTCCGATGAGGAAGGATACGGCCGCTACCTCGACCTCCACGACTGCTACCTTAAGTTCATCAACCTGAAGGGAGCCGAG AAACTCGAGTATATCTCGTACCTGTCTTCTTTCGACCAGCTTTTTGACATCCCCAAGGACAGGAAGAATGCTGAATACAAAAA GTATCTGGAGATGCTGCTGGAGTATCTGCAGGACTACACGGACCGGGTCAAACCTCTGCTGGACCAGAACGAGCTCTACGGCAAAGTGCTGTTGGACTTTGAAAAGAAATGGGAGAACGGGACCTTTCCAGGCTGGCCT aaAGAGACGAGTAGTGCTTTGACACACGCTGGTGCTCATCTGGACCTCTCTGCTTTTTCTTCCTGGGAG GAGTTGGCTTCCTTGGGTCTGGACAGGTTGAAGTCTGCCCTCATGGCGTTGGGACTGAAATGTGGAGG gaCTCTGGAGGAGAGAGCTCAGAGGCTCTTCAGCACAAAAGGCAAGTCTCTGGAATCACTGGACCCGTCTCTGTTTGCCAAGAACCCCAAAGCCAAAGGCCCTAAAAA AGACACAGAGCGTAACAAGGAAATTGGCTTCCTGGAAGCTCAAGTCTATGAATATGTGGAGATCCTCGGG GAGCAGAGGCAGCTGACCCACGAGAACGTCCAGAGGAAACAGGCCCGGACCGGGGAGGAGCGCGAGGAAGAGGACGAGGAGCAGCTCAGCGAGAGTGAGAGCGAAGACGACGACAACGAGATCATTTACAACCCCAAGAACCTGCCGTTGGGCTGGGATGGCAAG CCAATCCCGTACTGGCTCTATAAACTGCACGGGCTGAACATCAACTACAACTGTGAGATCTGTGGGAACTACACTTACAGGGGACCCAAAGCCTTCCAGAGGCACTTTGCT gaGTGGAGGCATGCTCACGGCATGCGCTGTCTGGGGATCCCCAACACGGCTCACTTTGCCAACGTCACACAGATTGAGGACGCCGTCTCTT TGTGGGCCAAGCTGAAGTCCCAGAAGGCATTAGAGCGGTGGCAGCCAGACACAGAG GAAGAGTACGAGGACTCCAGTGGCAATGTGGTCAACAAGAAGACCTACGAGGATCTGAAGAGACAGGGCTTGCTGTAG